The proteins below come from a single Drosophila kikkawai strain 14028-0561.14 chromosome 3R, DkikHiC1v2, whole genome shotgun sequence genomic window:
- the LOC108073747 gene encoding uncharacterized protein, with product METITKRGLALRQGTAFEDDLDIDGILADHAEAEQVEPAADEPVRAEQEEILEAEILQILNEGATLLEEPPAREEPVHSDQDEAELEAEILQILNEGATLLQEPAQEAEDQGACSASAALPFLQEEPTRRRARYICSICLEQCKTSVGLFNHQKQCNKSEYKYVCGCGRLTKTNQQMSGHKRFCIRAHRVRGSL from the coding sequence ATGGAGACCATCACCAAGCGAGGACTCGCTCTGCGGCAGGGGACGGCGTTCGAAGATGATCTCGACATAGACGGGATCCTGGCTGACCACGCCGAGGCCGAGCAGGTGGAGCCCGCGGCGGATGAGCCAGTGAGGGCCGAGCAGGAGGAGATTCTGGAGGCGGAGATCCTGCAAATCTTGAACGAAGGTGCAACACTGCTGGAAGAGCCTCCTGCGCGGGAGGAACCTGTGCATTCCGACCAGGATGAGGCCGAGCTGGAGGCGGAGATCCTGCAAATCTTGAACGAAGGTGCAACACTGCTGCAGGAGCCCGCGCAGGAGGCCGAGGATCAAGGGGCGTGCAGTGCCAGTGCAGCACTGCCGTTCCTGCAGGAGGAGCCGACACGGCGAAGGGCTCGGTATATCTGCTCCATTTGCTTGGAGCAGTGCAAAACGTCCGTCGGACTTTTCAATCACCAAAAGCAGTGCAACAAATCTGAGTATAAGTACGTGTGCGGCTGTGGCCGATTGACCAAGACGAACCAACAGATGTCAGGGCACAAACGCTTCTGTATCCGAGCTCACCGCGTGCGAGGGTCTCTCTAG